A region from the Methylocella sp. genome encodes:
- a CDS encoding argininosuccinate synthase, whose translation MPQQRSDVKKVVLAYSGGLDTSIILKWLQTTYGCEVVTFTADLGQGEEISPARDKAILLGVKPQNIFIEDLREEFVREYVFPMFRANAQYEGLYLLGTSIARPLIAKKQIEIARLTGADAVAHGATGKGNDQVRFELSYYALEPDIKVIAPWREWDLTSRTALLAFAEQNQIPIAKDKRGDAPFSVDANLLHASSEGKVLEDPAQEVPDYVYSRTINPEDAPDKPTFIEIDFERGDAVAINGEALSPATALAQLNELGRANGIGRLDLVENRFVGMKSRGMYETPGGTILYAAHRGIESITLDRGAAHLKDELTPKYAELIYNGFWFSPEREMLQALIDKSQEFVTGRVRLKLYKGSAFVVGRSSPYSLYDQDLVTFEEGAVAYDHRDAAGFIKLNALRLRTLAKRARKMAGRS comes from the coding sequence ATGCCGCAGCAAAGATCAGACGTCAAAAAAGTCGTTCTCGCCTATTCGGGAGGGCTCGACACGTCGATCATCCTCAAATGGCTGCAGACGACTTACGGTTGCGAAGTCGTCACCTTCACCGCCGATCTTGGCCAGGGCGAGGAAATCTCTCCCGCGCGGGACAAGGCGATCCTGCTTGGCGTCAAGCCGCAGAATATCTTCATCGAAGATTTGCGCGAGGAATTCGTCCGCGAGTATGTCTTCCCGATGTTCCGCGCCAACGCCCAGTATGAGGGGCTCTATCTGCTCGGAACGTCGATAGCGCGTCCGCTGATCGCCAAGAAGCAGATCGAGATCGCGAGGCTTACGGGAGCCGACGCAGTCGCCCACGGCGCCACCGGCAAAGGCAATGACCAGGTGCGATTCGAGCTGTCCTATTACGCGCTCGAACCCGACATCAAGGTTATCGCGCCCTGGCGGGAGTGGGATTTGACCTCGCGCACAGCTTTGCTCGCTTTCGCCGAACAGAACCAAATACCGATCGCCAAGGACAAGCGCGGCGATGCGCCGTTTTCGGTCGACGCCAATCTGCTGCACGCCTCCTCCGAAGGGAAAGTGCTGGAGGATCCAGCGCAGGAAGTGCCTGACTATGTCTATTCGCGGACAATCAATCCGGAGGACGCGCCCGACAAGCCGACCTTCATCGAGATCGATTTCGAACGGGGCGACGCGGTCGCGATCAACGGCGAAGCATTGTCGCCGGCGACAGCGCTGGCGCAACTGAACGAGCTCGGCCGCGCCAACGGCATCGGCCGTCTCGATCTCGTCGAAAATCGCTTTGTCGGCATGAAGTCCCGCGGCATGTATGAAACGCCAGGCGGCACGATCCTTTATGCCGCGCATCGCGGCATCGAATCGATCACCCTCGATCGCGGCGCGGCGCATCTGAAAGACGAGCTGACGCCCAAATACGCCGAGCTCATCTACAACGGATTCTGGTTTTCGCCGGAGCGCGAGATGTTGCAGGCGCTGATCGACAAAAGCCAGGAATTCGTAACGGGCCGCGTGCGCTTGAAACTTTACAAAGGCTCGGCTTTCGTCGTCGGACGCTCAAGTCCCTATTCGCTCTACGATCAGGATCTGGTGACGTTCGAGGAGGGAGCCGTGGCTTATGATCATCGCGATGCGGCGGGCTTCATCAAGCTCAACGCGCTGCGGTTGCGCACGCTCGCCAAGCGCGCGCGAAAGATGGCCGGGCGCAGCTGA